The Methanoculleus taiwanensis nucleotide sequence CGACCGCCGGAGGTATCCCACGCCCTGTCACGGAGCAGCGGCACTGCCGCTTCAAGGGCATCGCGCCCTCCTTCCAGGTAGAGGGCACCGAAGACTGCCTGGACGAGGGTTGCCCTCTCTCGCGCACGTTCCTCTCCGGTCGAACGAGGGCGGTACCCGAGACCGATGGCATTCTCGAATAGTTTCCAGTGGTCACAGAGTGCAAGGTGGCTTTCAAACAGTGCAGATGCATCGAGTCGCGTATCGGATTCTCCGGGGGAGGTAAAAGCGCCTTTGATCGCTCCCGGCACCACCCGGAGCCGCAGCGTGACGTCGCCGATGAGGGCGAGCGCACTTGCATCGCCCGGCATCTTTGCGAGCATGAAGATATCCCGTGCAGGCACCGGCAGGTCGGCTTCCGGCAGTGTATTGAGGATGCCGAGGAAAAGGCGTTTCGTAGTGGTATCCACAAGGATCCGTATGAGGGGATTCGTATCTTTGAAGGTATACCCAAGATCCGTCTCGATAGCAGGGATGATTCTCCGGTTTACGTTCTCGATCTGTGACTGCAGGTGATCTATCTCTCTGATCCACGCTTTTATGCGTCTCAGCCTTCGCGTTCTTCTTTTTGTCCGGCGGCATCCGGGCAGATACCATGCAGTGTACCGGTGCACGAGGCCTTCCCTGATCGCCGTGAGTGTATCGTTGACTGCAATCGGGTACACCATGAATGCATCAGCCATACTGTGTAGTGTGGCAGTGCTCCGTCACCAATGTTTGCATTTTACTCTTTTTTTATATTAATTATTTTAACTTAACCTCTTCGGCAGGACGAGCGCTATACCTGAAGGCTTTCCGGTGCGTTTCGTGCTGCAACGGCAATACATGCGCAGCCTGCAATTTCATCCTAATAATTAAATAGTATTAAATATATTGCCCGGCGCCCTCCGGAGGGATTGTAATGAATCGATTAAAGACGACAAGATGGTGCCTTCTTGCTCTTGTGGCTATTCTGGCCATCTGTATGGCAGCACCCGCCTGCACCGCCTGTCCGGAACAGGCCGGGGCAGAACCTGCGCAGACAACCGGAAATATCGTCGAACTGGCTTCCGGTGTGGATGATCTCTCCACGCTGGTGACGGCGGTTCAGGCTGCCGACCTCGTGGAGACGCTCAGTGCCGAAGGGCCGTACACGGTCTTTGCCCCGACGAACGAGGCGTTTGATGAGCTCCCGGATGGGGTTTTAGAGGACCTCCTTGCTAATCCCGACGAACTGGCGGGCGTCCTCACCTACCATGTGGTGGAAGGCATCTACTGCGCCTCGGATCTTGCGGATATCGACACCCTCACGACGGTTCAGGGTGACGAGATCAGGATCTCCACCACTGACGACGGTGTTATGATCAACGATGCAATGGTCATTGATGCGAACATTGATGCGTCCAACGGCGTCGTCCATGTCATCGACGGTGTGCTGATCCCGCCGGTGACGCCGGACGATATGCAGTGCTGAAGCAGACCGGCATCAGGTCTCTGCCGGTACGACGGAGCGGAGCGATCCGGCGACCACCCGCTCCGTATCTCCGACATCTTTTTCGTGTTTCGCATCCCTGTGACCTGCATGATGGGGCGGGCGGTTTTTCTTCTTCTCATCTCCATTGCCGCCATTGCTGCGGCAGGCTGCACGGCGCCACCCGTGTACGAACAGCCGGACATTGCAGTCGACGGGATCGCCGTCGAAAATGTTTCGCTTTCACGTATCAATCTCGTGCTCCGGCTCACCATTACGAACCCGAATCCGGTAGGCGCTACGCTTGAGAATCTCTCGTTCGATATCTACTTTCTGGAGGGCGATCGGCAGCGGTTCCTCGCGCATGGAGAGCAGGGGGGCTTTACGATCCGACCTGATGGCGACACAACCGTCGCCGTTCCCGTGACCGTCGACAACATCCGGCTCGTGACGGCTCTCCTCCGGCTCCTCGAGGACGGCGCGGTCACCTTCCGGGTGAGCGGTTCGGGCACGCTCGATTTCTATATCACCTCGTTTGACGTCCCGTTCGACCGCACCGTCGAGGTGCGGCTGTAGCCCGGCGGAGGTGGGACGACCCCCCTCTCTCTACCGGCGCACCGAGTATCCCGCCCGCCTTACAATCCTGATCATCTCCGCTTCCCAGGCCGCATCTTCAGGCTCGTGCATCGTCCGAACTTCCTTCTCCCAGACTTCTGCGAGGACGGGGTCGTCGGCGGCGAGATGCCGCGAACCCATAATCCTCCCCGCCCGCGTTCCGGTGCCGTCGACGATCAGCAGGCGCCAGCACGAAAAGTCCCTGCAGATCTCGGGACGGGTGGCGTGGACGATGCAGCAGACTCTCCGGTTTTCGGGATCTTTCCGGAGAAACGGGCAGGCTTCCGGGCGCTCTTTGAAGATGCCCTTCTCCGGGTAGAGGTGTATTTTATCGGCATCGATGCAGACCGGCGTCTTCTCCCCGGTATACACGTTCCGGATCAGGAACCGGTACCCGCCGTACTCTTCTGCAATGACGTGCACCTGCCCGAGGTGACTGCAGCACTCGCCGCACTGGATGCATTCGAAACCCACGTTCTTCTCCTCCCTCGATACGATAGCGTATCTGCCTGCATGGTACCTCTCCCGGGATCGATATACATGCATTGCTCCGTGCCGCACCGGAGCATGAATGCCCTTCAGATGCCGATTGCAACCAGGAGGAAATACAGCGCAACCAGTCCGGTGAAGAGAAAATATGCCATGATATTCGTGGTTGCATAGCGTATGGCGGTTGATCGTTCGGTGCACCGGGCGGCATACCCCCGGAGGGCGGCAGCGAGCGGAATAGCCGATATCGCGGCGAGCGGCCAGAAGTTTATCGGTGCGAAGAGACCCGTGGCCGCATACAGGGTGATAACCAGCGTTGCGGAGATTGCCGCGAGAGCGATGATCCGAAAACCATACGCTCTCCCTCTTCTGACGATCATTGTCGGTTTCCCCCCTGCGATATCCCCTTCCATATCGGGGATCTCGACACTGGTGATAAAGACGAGTCCGTAGAGGAAGAACGGCACGCTGTATGCAAAAAAGGCAGGATCAAGCGTTCCCATCGCCACAAAGTATCCCGCTCCCGGCATGAGGAGGCCGAAGGTGATCATATTGGTTATCTCTCCGAGGCCGTTGTATGCGAGTCTCAGGGGAGGCGCGGTGTAGAACCAGCCGAGGAGATTTCCACCAATGGCGAATAGGAGGAAGTACGAGGGAAATTCGTAGATGGTCAGGAAGACGTACCCGAGCAGGATGGAAAGACCCATCAGTGCAACGGCCGCCCACTTCGCGTACGGCCTGAGTGCGGGATTCTCTGCAAGAACCCCGCTCCCGCCGGAGATGCCGGTCGGTTCGCCGAACAGGTCGGCATCGGCATCAAAGTAGTCGTTGCTGT carries:
- a CDS encoding fasciclin domain-containing protein, whose protein sequence is MNRLKTTRWCLLALVAILAICMAAPACTACPEQAGAEPAQTTGNIVELASGVDDLSTLVTAVQAADLVETLSAEGPYTVFAPTNEAFDELPDGVLEDLLANPDELAGVLTYHVVEGIYCASDLADIDTLTTVQGDEIRISTTDDGVMINDAMVIDANIDASNGVVHVIDGVLIPPVTPDDMQC
- a CDS encoding LEA type 2 family protein, translated to MMGRAVFLLLISIAAIAAAGCTAPPVYEQPDIAVDGIAVENVSLSRINLVLRLTITNPNPVGATLENLSFDIYFLEGDRQRFLAHGEQGGFTIRPDGDTTVAVPVTVDNIRLVTALLRLLEDGAVTFRVSGSGTLDFYITSFDVPFDRTVEVRL
- a CDS encoding YkgJ family cysteine cluster protein gives rise to the protein MGFECIQCGECCSHLGQVHVIAEEYGGYRFLIRNVYTGEKTPVCIDADKIHLYPEKGIFKERPEACPFLRKDPENRRVCCIVHATRPEICRDFSCWRLLIVDGTGTRAGRIMGSRHLAADDPVLAEVWEKEVRTMHEPEDAAWEAEMIRIVRRAGYSVRR
- a CDS encoding prenyltransferase, producing the protein MYRQEVDRRTLQTFVQFIRLGRYPFLLSGFIPFLGGALFALLMGADFSFAQFLLGYTAMAAAHLSVHYSNDYFDADADLFGEPTGISGGSGVLAENPALRPYAKWAAVALMGLSILLGYVFLTIYEFPSYFLLFAIGGNLLGWFYTAPPLRLAYNGLGEITNMITFGLLMPGAGYFVAMGTLDPAFFAYSVPFFLYGLVFITSVEIPDMEGDIAGGKPTMIVRRGRAYGFRIIALAAISATLVITLYAATGLFAPINFWPLAAISAIPLAAALRGYAARCTERSTAIRYATTNIMAYFLFTGLVALYFLLVAIGI